GCTCAATTTTCTAAATGGTTTGGTCAATGTCAAGAATGCGGCGCTTGGGGGACTTTAGTAAAACAATCTTATCAAGAACACGGCTCTTCTTTAATTCAAAATAAAAATTTCGTTCAAAAATTTTCTGAAATTAAAAGAGAAGATTTTTCCCGCCTTTCTACCGGGATTTCTTTTTTTGATGAGGTTTTGGGTGGAGGTATTGTTCCCGGTTCTTTGGTTCTTTTGGGCGGAGAACCGGGAATTGGCAAAAGCACTTTAGTTTTAGAAGCAGCGGCTAATTTGAAAAAGCCGGTTCTTTATGTTTCTGCCGAAGAATCGGCTCCACAAATAAAAATGAGAGCTGATAGATTAGAGATTGATCAAAGTTTTCTACATTTTTTTACTAGTCAGGATATCTCAGAAATTATTGATACGGCTTTAAAAATAAAGCCGGCTTTGTTAGTGATTGATTCTATCCAAACTATTGGCCAAAGCAATATGGGGAGCGTTAATCAAGTGCGTCTTACCACAACCGCTTTGCTTAATTTTGCCAAATCAACCAATATCCCTGTTTTCATTATTGGCCATATTACTAAAGAAGGAGCAGTAGCCGGGCCTAAAACTTTGGAGCATTTAGTGGATACGGTTCTTTATTTAGAGGGGGACCCTTATCATTACTTTCGTTTGCTTAAGGTGAATAAAAATCGTTTTGGGCCGACTCAAGAGGTGGGGGTTTTTACTTTAGAAAAAACAGGGTTTAAAGAAGTTAAAGATCCAAGCGGCGTATTTTTAACCGAAGATAAAGAAAAAGAGCCCGGTTCAATAGTCGGGGCAGTGCTGGTAGGGAGCAGAATTTTTTTAACCGAAATTCAGGCTTTAACTAATCCTACTTTTTATCCTTATCCTCAAAGAAAAGTAAAGGGGATAGATTTAAAAAGGGCTGAGCTTTTAATCGCCGTTCTCTCTCAAAGAGCCAATATAAAATTAGCCCATTTGGATATTTATCTTAATGTTATTGGCGGTCTTTTTGTTAAAGAATCAGCAGTGGATCTGCCTGTTTCTTTAGCCATAGCCGGAGCCATAAAAAACAAAAAAAGTTTACCCGGGTTGGCGGTTTTCGGCGAAGTTGGTCTTGATGGCCGATTACGTTCGGTTAATTTTACCAAAGAAAGAATAAAAACAGCCATAAAGCTTGGATTTAAAAAAATAATCCTTGCTCAGGGCAAGGAAAGAATAAAATCTTCTCAAGCGGAGATTATTCCTGTAAAAAATTTATCCGAAGCTATTGATAAATCTTTTTTATAAGTTATTTCAAATACTTTTCTTTATTTTTTTGGTGTTCTTCAAATGTTTTAGCATAAACATTTTTTCCTTCCGGTCCGGCTAAAAAATAGAGATAATCAGTTTTTATAGGCCAAATAGCCGCTTCTATAGATTCTAATCCTGGATTGTTTATCGGACCTGGAGGCAAACCAGGATAAAGATAAGTATTATAAGGAGAATCTATTTTTAAATCTTCATTGGTTAATTTTTCCTTCGGCTTTTCTAAAAGATAATTTATAGTAGCGCAAGATTCAAGGGACATACCCATTTCTAATCGTTTTTGGAAGATTCCTGAAACAATTCTCCTGTCCTCTTTGTCTTTAGCCTCTTTCTCAATTAAAGAAGCTAAAGTAACAACTTCAAAAATAGTTCTTTTTTGTTCATTAACCGCTTTAATCTTTTCTTTATTAAATTTATTTTGAAAATTTTGAAGCATTTTTGAAATAATCGCCTCTGGACTGCTTTTAGCGTAAATGCGGTAAGTATCAGGAAAAAGATAACCCTCTAAACCAGCAGTTTGGGGCTTATCTTTTAGAAAATCATAAGAGGAAGTATCAATTTCTTGGAGAGCTTTTAAAAAATCCTCTTTTTTGACTACATTCTGATTTTCTAAATATAAAGCGATATCATTATTTGTCCACCCTTCTAAAATAGTAATAGTTTTTTCTTGAGGTTTTGGTCCGTTTAAAAAGGTCTTAATGATTAAAAAATGGTTCATATCAGGGCTTAAATCATATTCGCCGGCTTGAAATTTTGTCCATGCGCCGGTGAAATAAGACGACAAAGCAAAGAAAAAACTATTTTTAACCAATCCTTTTGTCTTTAATTTATTTCCGATTTCATTTATGCCTTCTCCTTCATTAATTATAAAAGTAACGGATTTTTTTTCTTGGGAAGGAGGTTGAATTTGCCAAATAATATAACCGCAAAAGAAAACAAGGAAACAAAAAATAACAAGATAAATAATTATATTTTTCAATTGGTTTTTCATTTTTAAATTATATCAAAAAGCCCAACCGCAGCAAGATATTAAAAAGGGGACAGTCCCCTTTTTCCGCCCTTCGCAAACCCGCATCAATAAAGGCTTATCTCACGAAAAAATCAATTTTGACACTTTTTTTACCAATTTTAAAATAATAATAAAAATAAATTAAATTTTATATTCCATATTCTAAATTCTAAATTCTGATCAAAATCGTGCCATTTTTGAAAAATCGTCTGGAAACTCGCATCAATAAAGGGCTTCCCGCGGTCGGTTTTTGGGGTCTGACCCCAATTAAGTATTTAATAGTTTGATATATTTTTATGTCTCTTTCTCTGGGCATTGTTGGTTTGCCTAATGTGGGCAAATCAACCCTTTTTAAGGCCTTAACAAAAAGACAAGTGGATATTTCCAATTATCCTTTTTGTACTATTTCGCCCAATGTGGGCGTGGTAAATGTACCTGATGAAAGAATTGATAAATTGGCAGAAGTTTTGAAACCCGAAAAAATTTTAAGAGCCACTATTGAGTTTTGGGACTTGGCGGGTTTAGTAAAAGGAGCGCATAAAGGAGAGGGGCTGGGCAATCAATTTTTGGAGCAAATTAGGAGAGTTGATGCACTTTGTCATTTAGTTCGGGTTTTCCCTTCGGAAAACGTAAGCCATGTAAGCGGGAGCATTAATCCATTAAGAGATATTAGCATAATCAATTTAGAACTTATTCTTTCTGATCTTTCTTTGGTTTCTAAAAATTTAATGGCTTTAGAAAAAAAAGTTAAAAGCAGTCATTCCAAAGAAGAAGAAAAAATAAAAGATGTTTTAGCATTAGCAGCTAAAAATTTAGAAGAAGGAAAAATGATTAAAGATTTAATTGTTGACGAAGAAGATAAAGAGCGGCTTAATCAATTTAATTTATTAACCAATAAACCAATTCTTTATATTTTTAATGTTTCAGAAGAACAATTAAACAGTAAAGATTGGCCTAAAATTCCTGAGCCGAATTTGGCAATTTGTTGCCAATTAGAAGCAGATCTTAGTGATTTGTCCGAAAAAGAAGCCCAAGATTATATTCGCGAATTAAATATTAGTGAAAACGGATTAGATAAGCTAATAAAATCCGCTTACCAACTGCTCGATATCATTACTTTTTTTACCATTCAAAATAACATTCTCCAATCCTGGACTGTTCCCCGTGGTGTTTCAGTTAAAAAAGCAGCAGGAAAAATTCATAGCGATTTTGAAGAAAAATTTATTCGTGCCGAAGTAATGAGATGGGAGGATTTAGTTTTATTTGGTTCAGAGGCAAAAGTTAGAGAGGCGGGTAAAATTAGAACCGAAGGCAAAGATTATTTAGTAAGCGATGGCGACATTATCCATTTCAAAATTTAATGGGGTCAGACCCCAAAAATCGCCCTTCGCAAACCCGCATCAATAAAGGCAAAACAAGCGAATTTTTAAATTTGGCACGATTTTGAATAAAAATTTTAATTTTTAGAAAATAAAAAAGTGTTGACATTTTGGTCAATACTTTTTTTAAAAATAATAGTCAGAAACTGTTATTTTTCTTTACATTTTAGGCAAAAACGCGTGGTAGGCGTTACTTCTAACTTAGCCCGGCTGATTTTTTTACCGCACTTTTCGCAAATCCCATAGGTTCCTTTTTTGATTTTCTCTAAAGCCAAATTAATCTCTTCGAGTTCTTCTTCAAGATTGCTTTTTAAGGAAATAAGGTCAGTATAGTTAGCTACTTCATCGGCATTTTCGTCTTCACTTTGGCCAATAGTAGGAAAAATTGTTGTATAACCATTTCCCGGTCGAGCGCTTTTTTTGGCGATTGCCTCTAACTTTTCTTCGGTTTTTCTTTGTTTCTCCTCTAAAATTGCTTTAAAGGAAGGGTAAGAAGAAAACATAAATAAAAAGTCAAAAATAAATTAAATTCTATATTTTATATTCCAAATTTTGTATTCTAAGTCAGGCAGGATTTAAGATTTAGAATTTATTATAATACATCCTTTAATTAACTCTTCTGTTTTATTAATTAAAATATATTCTAAAGGATTAATGTTATTAAACCAGATAATTGTGGGTTCATTTTCTAAAGGGAGAAGACAATCAATGGTTTCTTTTTGAATATTATTAAAAAATAAAAATTGTTCCGGAGAATGAATATTTTCTAAAAATTTTTCAAAAATTGTTAAATTGTTGGAGATAATTAAATAATCCTCTTCTTTCCCAATACCTATTTCTAGCAAAGGATCGTTAATTTTAAGACATCGAGTTTTTGACTTAAAACAATCCTCAAAAACAAAAGCATTAGGATCGGCTGTTAATTCGTAAGCTATTGTCTTATCAGGTAAAATTACTTCTTTTTTTTGAGGGTTTTGCCGGGCTAAAAAAGAACTAATTTTCGCCTCAATAGTAGACAGGTCTTCTTTTGTCGGATAAATAGCTATAAAATTTTCGTTTTCTTCGTAAACAAGATTTGGTTTATTCAAATCGTCAATGTTCAAAAGGATTAAACTATTGGATTTAGGAGAAATAAATTGGATTAAAGATATGTCCAAATAATGGTTATTTTTTGTTTTTTCTTTTGTAGTGCTTTGAAATTTAATTTTCCCCTGATTTATTTTAAATGATAAAGGATAAATTTTTCCCTTTATTTTAATGAATCCTTTTGATTGGTCAAGAGGGAGCGAAGAATTCATTGGTTTAATATTATTTAAATAGTTTAAATTCTCTTTTGATTTGCTGAAAGCAAAAATATTTTTTCCTAATTGTTTTTTAAAATAATTGTTAGGAAGGGTAAAATCGCCTTTTTTCTTTAAAATAATAATAGGGGTAGACGAAGAATTGGATATTTCACTTGAAGGGATGAGTAAAGAATTGATATTTTGCCAATTCGGTTCGCTAAAAACAACTATTCCCAGTTCTTGAAAATTATTTAAAGGCAAGGAAGAATCGTTGATAAAAGAAAATAATGTTTGTAAAATTGATTCTTCTTTTAAAAGCGGTTTATTTTTAAGATAAATATAGAGTACGGCCTGCTCTGGAATATAACTTGAGAGAGAATTTTTGGAGAAATAAAAAAAGAATAGTCCGATAAAAAGGGCTAAACCTAATAAAATAAAAAAAAATATTAAAAATAATTTTTTCTTCATTGGCGGTTAGAAGTGGTTAACGGGGAAGCGGTCCGGACGGGGCTTGAACCCGCAACCTCGGCCGTGACAGGGCCGCGATCTAAACCAATTGATCTACCGGACCATTATTTAGATTTAAGAGAATCAACAATTTTAGAAAAAAATTTAGGATATTTTAAAGCTAATTCAGCTAAAATTTTTCGATTAAGTTCAATTTTGTTTTTTGATAGATTATTAATAAATTTAGAATAAGTCGTTCCTCTCATTCGGCAAGCGGCATTAATGTTTATTTGCCAAAGACGGCGAAAATCTCTTTTTTTCGCTCGCCTGTCTCGCCAAGCATAAGCGCCGGCTTTTAGCGTGGCTGTTTTAGCTAATTTCGGCTTGTTTTTTCTCCCCCATTTATATCCCTTGGTTGATTTCAAAATTTTTTTTCTTCTTTTAAGATGTGTTTTACCGCGTTTTACTCTGGTCATATTATTGATTAAAATATTTATTACTTTAAAAGGCGAGAATAATCTGCCTTTAAAAAATTAAATTACTTGACGAACAGTTTTCAAAAATTCCTTAGGAATTTTTTTGTACTTTTTTTTGTTTCGAGTTACTTTTCCTGGTTCACGGGAATTAAAATGATCTTGGCCGGATTTTTGGCAAAGTAATTTTTTATTTTTAGTTACCTTAAACCTTTTTTTGATGCTTTTTTTTGTTTTTCCCATAAAAAAATATTTTTATACAGAGACAAAACCCCTTATTTATTGTATTAGAGCGGTTTTACAATGGCGATTATTTTTGCTCCTAATCGTTTTGGTGGTTGCTCTACCGCTGCATTCTCCAAAGATTGGATAAATTTTTGGAAAACATTAAGAGCTAAATCAAAATGGGCTTTTTCTCTCCCTTTTAATTGCATTTCAATTTTTATTTTTTTCCTTTCGGCTAAAAATTTTTTTGCTTGTGCTAATCTTACTTCTAAATCATGTTGGCTAATAGTTGGACTTAATCGGATTCCCTTT
The window above is part of the Parcubacteria group bacterium ADurb.Bin159 genome. Proteins encoded here:
- a CDS encoding hypothetical protein (DNA repair protein RadA homolog), which produces MGGGIVPGSLVLLGGEPGIGKSTLVLEAAANLKKPVLYVSAEESAPQIKMRADRLEIDQSFLHFFTSQDISEIIDTALKIKPALLVIDSIQTIGQSNMGSVNQVRLTTTALLNFAKSTNIPVFIIGHITKEGAVAGPKTLEHLVDTVLYLEGDPYHYFRLLKVNKNRFGPTQEVGVFTLEKTGFKEVKDPSGVFLTEDKEKEPGSIVGAVLVGSRIFLTEIQALTNPTFYPYPQRKVKGIDLKRAELLIAVLSQRANIKLAHLDIYLNVIGGLFVKESAVDLPVSLAIAGAIKNKKSLPGLAVFGEVGLDGRLRSVNFTKERIKTAIKLGFKKIILAQGKERIKSSQAEIIPVKNLSEAIDKSFL
- the yocK gene encoding General stress protein 16O, with the protein product MFSSYPSFKAILEEKQRKTEEKLEAIAKKSARPGNGYTTIFPTIGQSEDENADEVANYTDLISLKSNLEEELEEINLALEKIKKGTYGICEKCGKKISRAKLEVTPTTRFCLKCKEK
- a CDS encoding putative aminodeoxychorismate lyase; this translates as MKNQLKNIIIYLVIFCFLVFFCGYIIWQIQPPSQEKKSVTFIINEGEGINEIGNKLKTKGLVKNSFFFALSSYFTGAWTKFQAGEYDLSPDMNHFLIIKTFLNGPKPQEKTITILEGWTNNDIALYLENQNVVKKEDFLKALQEIDTSSYDFLKDKPQTAGLEGYLFPDTYRIYAKSSPEAIISKMLQNFQNKFNKEKIKAVNEQKRTIFEVVTLASLIEKEAKDKEDRRIVSGIFQKRLEMGMSLESCATINYLLEKPKEKLTNEDLKIDSPYNTYLYPGLPPGPINNPGLESIEAAIWPIKTDYLYFLAGPEGKNVYAKTFEEHQKNKEKYLK
- the ychF gene encoding Ribosome-binding ATPase YchF, whose product is MSLSLGIVGLPNVGKSTLFKALTKRQVDISNYPFCTISPNVGVVNVPDERIDKLAEVLKPEKILRATIEFWDLAGLVKGAHKGEGLGNQFLEQIRRVDALCHLVRVFPSENVSHVSGSINPLRDISIINLELILSDLSLVSKNLMALEKKVKSSHSKEEEKIKDVLALAAKNLEEGKMIKDLIVDEEDKERLNQFNLLTNKPILYIFNVSEEQLNSKDWPKIPEPNLAICCQLEADLSDLSEKEAQDYIRELNISENGLDKLIKSAYQLLDIITFFTIQNNILQSWTVPRGVSVKKAAGKIHSDFEEKFIRAEVMRWEDLVLFGSEAKVREAGKIRTEGKDYLVSDGDIIHFKI
- a CDS encoding 50S ribosomal protein L35; protein product: MGKTKKSIKKRFKVTKNKKLLCQKSGQDHFNSREPGKVTRNKKKYKKIPKEFLKTVRQVI
- the rplT gene encoding 50S ribosomal protein L20, whose amino-acid sequence is MTRVKRGKTHLKRRKKILKSTKGYKWGRKNKPKLAKTATLKAGAYAWRDRRAKKRDFRRLWQININAACRMRGTTYSKFINNLSKNKIELNRKILAELALKYPKFFSKIVDSLKSK